The DNA sequence agtattaaccagggctttttatgagcaggaacgcagttccggctggcttggcatcagggggtgtggcctaatacgcaaatgaattcccgctgggccttttcttttaaaagtcctatgtgaaacaatggtgatgtcagtggatgttgcctaatatacaaatgagttcctgctgggccttttctacccaaaaagccctggtattaacacagattttgctgttgtttttgtATCAATATGGCTGTACAACTTTTAAGCCATGCTTGGTGCAAATAGATCTCAAGCTGAACCCAAGGCTGCCAGAAAAGAAAAGCATGGGTATTCTCCCacactcactttaaaaaaaaaagtctagccTAATTTGGAATTTGATAAAAGCTTACTCATTTCTTTGTAACTTTTAGTTGGTCTTAATAAATGTATTGTCCTACTACAGTTTTCAGGTCTTCTTCCTAATGGATCAACAAGGcaacttgcagttttgaaaacaGAATTGCTCTTGGATTTAACAATTTATTCTAGGCAAGATCTTTATTCCACAACCACCCAAGCATAACTCTGGCTCTATTCCCACTTATGACAAGGGGGCATGTTCAAGACAAATTACAGCTTACTGAATTAGTCTCATTTATATTACAAAATGACCTGAGATGCTAAAATATCAGGCTCCCTTAAAGGTACAGAAGAAggaatagttttttttaaaaaggggaggaaTCAATAAGTAAATATATACTAAATACTCAATTCATTTTAATAATTCACATAAAATCATTGCCAATACATGACACATGGAATTTTAACATTGAACATAAAATAAGTAGCATGTCTTTGGTAAGGAATGCAGTTTCTTTTTCCCTTGCtgaacatacattttaaaaactgacaaGTGATCAGAACTCTCCACTTAATCGGTCAAATTTACCCTGATTGTGTATGTCTGaaggcttttgtttgttttttgacatATATATAAACTGCAAGCAAAAATATTGTGCTGGGCTTATGGACTATAGCCCTGTTATGATGCAAGCTTAGAATCATTTGTTCCTGCACGTATTTGCATAACAAGCTCTATAACACATTAGACATATTTTAGAAATATGACTACATGCAGATGTAAGATGACTACTGTTGCTTTTTATCCAGCAAAAAGGCCTGCACTTGACTATAATTGCTTCTCTTGTTTTATAGTAGCCAAGAATGGTTGCTGTATGGAGGGAGTTTGACAACTGTGGTGGTGTTTACATCCTAAGAAGGCTGCTTGGTAAAAAGAAACATGCAAAACTTTCACCAAGTAAATATTCAAATGCCTTATAACCCCGCCCCCAACCctaaagccatttttctctgaatGTCTCTAATACCCAACAATTTTCAAGTGCACATGAGAATGTTCTGTAAGTTTAAGTTCGTGTTTCTGTTTTATCTCCCAGAAGGCTCAGATCTCAGCAATTCACATCACCAAGCACTTGCCTTTCAGTTTATCTTTCTTGTGCTTCTGTTTGGATTTCTTACCATCTACCTGAAGACTTACACTTCTTCTCTTTTCCAAATTTAAGAGCTCTTGGAAAAGCTCCTGCACATTGTAGTTCATTTTTGCCGATGTCTCCATGAAGGAACACTTCCATTTGCTGGCGAGGACTTCACCTTCACTGGCATCCACCTCTCTCTGAGTATCATCACTCTTGTTTCCAACCAACATGATAGGAACCTTCTGTATATCTCCTTTGAACTGACAGATCTGCTCATAGATCTGCTGCAGTTCTTCCAGCGACTGCCTGCTAGTGACAGAGTACACCAGCATGAATGCATGGCCTTTGGAGATGGAGAGTCTTTGCATGGCAGGGAACTGGTGGCTTCCAGTGGTGTCCGTGATCTGAAGAGTGCAGATATTCTTGTCACAGCTGATCACCTGGCGGTAAGTGTCTTCAACAGTTGGGATATATGTTTCTCTGAAGGTTCCCCTTACAAAACGAAGAATCAAAGAACTTTTACCAACCCCTGCTGCACCAAACACAACCACTCTATAGTCATTACTTTGTTCTGGCATCTTGCTTATTCAGTTGGGAACCAAGACAAAGTCCTTTGTGCTTACATACCCCTGAGGGAAACAGGCCTGTCAAGGAAAGAGAGTTCACAGTAACGTTAAGTTATACAACATTAAGTTACAAtatgtaaacaaacatttaaaatCTCTACCCCCCCAAATATAAGAATGACCAAGCCAGACCTATGATTTCATACTTTGTAGGAAACAGTTGTGTTCAAAGTGAAATAGCTAGTCTCCAGCAGTTGCAAAGCTCTTCCATCAGGAGCAATAAGATTATAATTGCCCATCAGAGTGGAGATCAGCCAGCCTGCCTCATTAATGCTCTTCTGTCCCCAAGCAACAGAGCATCCTGCAGCTGGTGCAAATGCTTGTTGGTGCCTCTACAAAGACTTGTGAGGATCATCCTCCCCACAAACAGAACAATTTTTTATTTTCTACCTTTGGCATTTAAAGCAGAGAGGTGGGCTGGCTGCTAATTCCCACGGTTTATCACTTCAAGCCCCTTCCCTGATTTATGAGCCTGTCCACAATGGATCTCAAGAAGTAACAGGTGCATCAGTCTGACTGCATCTCACAGGATGATACATGCAAACAAATACATCCAAGCCCAGTGTGTCACTCTCTGGCATAATCACAGCTGTCAACTGGCAGGCAAAGGAGCCAGCATTGCAAACAGATCTGTCTTGCAGTAAAGCACATTTGGCCTCCTTTAGGAAAGAAAAGATTGGCACATGGTATTCAATTTGTGCTGCTGCGATCACTGACTTGGGAAACCATGGTTTTTTTAAATCTAGGATTTCTTAATTGTTCCTCTATACCAGCTCCTCATATTCTACTGCTCATAGAAGAAACATGGTCAGCAATGTCTCTTAAGGGCTTCTGCTCTCCATGCTACAAATACTGGAGTACTCTGGACATATAAAGCAGTCTGGAATTTAAGATTACTATAAATCAGAATATGTCCTAGAAACCATTATAAGGATTAATGGAGTCATCTGAATCATGTGTAACAGTCAGCCCATGCAAGAATCCTCTTGCAGTAGCTGCCTGTAAGCCAATATTCCTAGCATCTCACAAACCACCTTTAGAGTGCAATCCTAACCAGAGTAAACTTCATTGAACTCCTCAAGACTTCTAAGAAAACTCAAAGCCATGGACTGCACATACCCTCAGAGCACCACAGTAAGTAGACCTTGTACATGGATTAGTCACTCTTCAAATATGCTTTTAAAGACACAAAGGTGAGCTCCAGCTTCCATCCTACACTAAGGATGAAACTTACTGGGAAGGCAATATCAGATATATTTTCTTGTCAAGAAAATAGCATCCCGCTGTGGCTAGGATTGGAAAAATATTCCAGGTCCCTGATGTCAGGATGTTTAGGCAACTGGGATTTTTCCAATTCTGATACTACTAGCCAAACACTAATAAAACACAGAAGTACCTTCTACACAAACTGTCAGACCTAAGTGTGGTAAGTAATTTTAGGGGGAAAGAGTATTCCTTTCCCTAACTGGAGCACTACTTTATAAACATGATTAAAATAGTTTTAATAGTGAAGTTATTAGCTTTACTGTTACTGCAGTCACTTCAAAGGTCTTTGTTTTTGTGCTAAGACATAGTAAAAGCTAGAACCTAGCTACTAGACTTTAGTGAAACCTATTGGCACTGGTTGAATTTTTAGAACAGGTAGGGGAACATCTCaaccaaaaatggctgccatggggtcTAGGAACAATTTCAGAATGAGACATTCCAAGCCAAGCATCTTCCTATAATGGGTGGAGCTGTTTTTGATTGGGGGTTCCTGGCAGTCACCCAAATGATGCACCCTAGTCTCTTCAGAAGTACCTAATACTTCAGTGAAATGGATGAGAGTCAGGATTGGATCCTCATTTTGGAAAAGAAGCACATAGGCCACCAGGAAACATCAGTGGATACTACGTTGAGGATCACAGCACTGtgttattgggggagggggaataaattCCACCATTAGCAATATTAGAAATACAGCCAAAAGTCCTAGACTAAATATCTCCCCTACCCCAGTTGCAAACCACTTTATCCAGACATGGAGAGCAGCTGAAATGTTTGGAAAAGGGTCTATACCAGGAGTGTCAAATTCAtctgttatgaggaccggatctgacataaatgagaccttgtcgagccgggccatgtgtgtacctatttaagattaagtagaacaggtataaactttataaaggacacagacaaacataattaaagatttgttttttaaaaaagggaggagcctcagccaatggagaaaatagaggttctaGCTCCTgggcaactgagcaagcctggcaaagcaagctgtgatgcagaaggaagcaagatatagggagaaggaagcagatgactctgagttgctcatgggcctgagaggagccctttGGGGACCTGATTcgccccctgggccgcatgtttgacacccctggcctatactATCAATAAATACTATTTATGTGATACTGTTGCTAGGATACACAAGAAAACATTCTGGAAAGTAATAATGCTTGCAGGATTGGGAATGAATACAAGTACAGACCAACCAACACTTtttccagcagggttcttttgcAGTGAACAACTGTATGACAAGAGCAATTAAATGAAGCTTCTCCTACCATGTGGTTGCTGGGAGGGCAAACG is a window from the Heteronotia binoei isolate CCM8104 ecotype False Entrance Well chromosome 2, APGP_CSIRO_Hbin_v1, whole genome shotgun sequence genome containing:
- the DIRAS3 gene encoding GTP-binding protein Di-Ras3, with the translated sequence MPEQSNDYRVVVFGAAGVGKSSLILRFVRGTFRETYIPTVEDTYRQVISCDKNICTLQITDTTGSHQFPAMQRLSISKGHAFMLVYSVTSRQSLEELQQIYEQICQFKGDIQKVPIMLVGNKSDDTQREVDASEGEVLASKWKCSFMETSAKMNYNVQELFQELLNLEKRRSVSLQVDGKKSKQKHKKDKLKGKCLVM